From a region of the Corallococcus coralloides DSM 2259 genome:
- a CDS encoding ELWxxDGT repeat protein translates to MRMRFGWILAGLSFVGCGGAQEMAPPSAQEPQVQAQACTPAMAATKVKDFLAPGDPLPSPYRPIPEWLTNVAGTLYFTSDPYQGTAALWRSDGTTVGTVPVKEFPYAGLNYRDFASLTAVGSRVFFTMEDPAVGSELWVSNGTAAGTQLVKDITPGAPGSFLSNLTALGGALTFFRNAGGAVELWRSDGTAAGTYRVVDFGAGSSRAYPTLHAGGALLFFLQDATQGTRLWRTDGTAAGTWLVKRVDAGGPYVTATRGLASGTGVFTLDDSSGTEVWRTDGTAAGTVRLDTFGKQARLLGSLGSYVYLSTLADDGERLKLSRLSLSGGGKTTVTTLPNPYPGQPDNTPYVQDSQESGGKLYLSVAISSPGPAPRQVGLWVTDGTAGGTRQLSQELTTADEYSSPLFDTGSGTLLFSSFEGDLGLMPQVTTGTPAGTGRVTTSSPGGERPEEFTRVGNTIYFRAYSGVWGSALWAVPANVTCTPLSASAR, encoded by the coding sequence ATGCGTATGCGATTCGGGTGGATTCTTGCGGGCTTGTCGTTCGTGGGCTGTGGTGGTGCGCAGGAGATGGCGCCGCCCTCGGCCCAGGAGCCGCAGGTCCAGGCTCAGGCGTGCACACCCGCCATGGCGGCCACCAAGGTGAAGGACTTCCTTGCGCCGGGGGATCCATTGCCGTCGCCGTACCGGCCCATTCCCGAGTGGCTGACGAACGTCGCGGGCACGCTGTACTTCACCTCGGATCCCTACCAGGGGACGGCGGCGCTGTGGCGCAGTGACGGCACCACCGTGGGCACCGTGCCGGTGAAGGAGTTTCCCTACGCGGGCTTGAACTACCGGGACTTCGCGTCCCTCACGGCCGTGGGCTCACGGGTCTTCTTCACGATGGAGGACCCGGCGGTGGGCTCCGAGCTGTGGGTGAGCAATGGCACGGCGGCGGGGACCCAGCTCGTCAAGGACATCACGCCGGGCGCTCCGGGCTCCTTCCTGTCGAACCTCACCGCGCTGGGAGGCGCGTTGACCTTCTTCCGGAACGCGGGGGGCGCGGTGGAGCTGTGGCGCTCGGACGGTACGGCGGCGGGGACGTACCGGGTGGTGGACTTCGGCGCGGGGTCTTCCCGGGCCTATCCCACGCTGCACGCGGGTGGGGCGCTGCTGTTCTTCCTCCAGGATGCGACCCAGGGCACGCGCCTGTGGCGGACGGACGGAACGGCGGCGGGCACCTGGCTCGTCAAGCGCGTGGACGCGGGGGGCCCCTACGTGACGGCGACGCGCGGCCTCGCGAGCGGCACCGGGGTGTTCACGCTGGACGACTCCTCCGGGACGGAGGTGTGGCGGACGGATGGGACGGCGGCGGGCACGGTTCGCCTGGACACCTTCGGCAAGCAGGCGCGGCTGCTGGGCTCGCTGGGCTCCTACGTCTACCTGTCCACGCTCGCCGACGATGGCGAGCGGTTGAAGCTGAGCCGCCTGTCGCTCTCCGGAGGCGGGAAGACCACGGTGACGACGCTGCCCAATCCCTATCCGGGCCAGCCGGACAACACGCCCTACGTGCAGGACTCCCAGGAGTCGGGGGGCAAGCTCTACCTGTCCGTGGCGATCAGCTCGCCGGGCCCCGCGCCTCGCCAGGTCGGGCTGTGGGTGACGGACGGCACGGCGGGAGGGACGCGGCAGCTCAGCCAGGAACTCACCACGGCCGACGAGTACAGCTCGCCCCTCTTCGACACGGGCTCCGGCACGCTGCTCTTCAGCTCCTTTGAGGGTGACCTGGGGCTCATGCCGCAGGTGACGACTGGCACGCCAGCGGGCACGGGGCGCGTCACCACCTCCAGCCCGGGAGGCGAAAGGCCCGAGGAGTTCACTCGCGTGGGCAACACCATCTACTTCAGGGCGTACTCCGGCGTGTGGGGGAGCGCGTTGTGGGCCGTGCCCGCCAACGTGACCTGCACGCCGCTGAGCGCCAGCGCACGGTGA
- a CDS encoding MDR family MFS transporter, translating to MRTTHRPFTTLALALCLFVAALEMTVVSTAMPTVVSDLGGIQHYAWVFTAYMLSSTITVPIYGKLADLYGRKPILLFGSTLFLLSSLACGFSTSMNMLIAFRVLQGLGAGAMQPIALTIIGDIYTLEQRGKVQGAFSAVWGIAGLAGPLTGGLIVKYLTWHWIFFINIPIGIASMVLIVLFFHEQLQRKERARLDYAGAALLSSGVVALLFGVQGSGATLLALPVAAVLLTAFVFVELRAAEPIIPMSIFKIPTIAISNVAGALFSAAQFGATTYVPLYVQGVLGGSATMAGGMITPMIVGWPLASLIGGKVMVRTGFRPLIVGGLGLASIGTVLMALLLKPGASMLVPQIAMGLFGIGLGFAAMATMVAVQTTVGWELRGVATASSMFFRTIGGSLGVGVMGGVLVNQLMKDPNVPVSAATELLGPEHGRGLAPAILETLGGALNTGLSINFWIMCSAMIAAFTAGLFFPKVKRVTTPVNMSDVTASH from the coding sequence ATGCGCACCACCCATCGACCGTTCACCACCCTGGCTCTGGCGCTGTGCCTCTTCGTGGCCGCGCTGGAGATGACCGTCGTCTCCACCGCCATGCCCACGGTGGTCAGCGACCTGGGCGGCATCCAGCACTACGCGTGGGTCTTCACCGCGTACATGCTGTCATCCACCATCACCGTCCCCATCTACGGGAAGCTCGCCGACCTCTACGGCCGCAAGCCCATCCTCCTCTTCGGCTCCACCCTGTTCCTGCTGTCGTCCCTGGCGTGCGGGTTCTCCACGTCCATGAACATGCTCATCGCGTTCCGCGTCCTCCAGGGCCTGGGCGCCGGCGCCATGCAGCCCATCGCGCTCACCATCATCGGGGACATCTACACGCTGGAGCAGCGCGGGAAGGTCCAGGGCGCGTTCAGCGCCGTGTGGGGCATCGCCGGACTCGCGGGCCCCCTCACCGGTGGCCTCATCGTGAAGTACCTCACGTGGCACTGGATCTTCTTCATCAACATCCCCATCGGCATCGCGTCCATGGTGCTGATCGTCCTGTTCTTCCATGAGCAGCTCCAGCGCAAGGAGCGCGCACGGCTCGACTACGCCGGGGCGGCGCTGCTGTCCTCGGGCGTCGTGGCGCTGCTGTTCGGGGTGCAGGGCTCCGGGGCGACTCTGCTCGCCCTTCCTGTCGCCGCCGTGCTCCTCACCGCGTTCGTGTTCGTGGAGCTTCGCGCCGCCGAGCCCATCATCCCGATGAGCATCTTCAAGATTCCCACCATCGCCATCTCGAACGTGGCCGGCGCCTTGTTCTCCGCCGCCCAGTTCGGCGCGACCACCTACGTGCCCCTGTACGTGCAGGGCGTGCTCGGCGGTTCGGCCACGATGGCGGGCGGGATGATCACCCCGATGATCGTCGGCTGGCCGCTCGCGAGCCTCATCGGCGGCAAGGTGATGGTGCGCACAGGCTTCCGTCCGCTCATCGTCGGCGGGCTGGGGCTGGCCTCCATTGGCACCGTGCTGATGGCGCTGCTGCTCAAGCCCGGGGCTTCGATGCTGGTGCCGCAGATCGCCATGGGGCTGTTTGGCATTGGCCTGGGCTTCGCGGCCATGGCCACGATGGTCGCCGTCCAGACCACCGTGGGCTGGGAGCTGCGCGGCGTGGCCACCGCGAGCAGCATGTTCTTCCGCACCATCGGCGGCTCGCTGGGCGTGGGCGTGATGGGCGGCGTGCTGGTGAATCAGCTCATGAAGGACCCCAACGTCCCCGTGAGCGCGGCCACGGAGCTGCTCGGCCCCGAGCATGGGCGCGGTCTGGCTCCCGCCATCCTGGAGACGCTCGGCGGCGCGCTGAACACCGGCCTGTCCATCAACTTCTGGATCATGTGCTCGGCGATGATCGCCGCGTTCACCGCGGGCCTGTTCTTCCCCAAGGTGAAGCGCGTCACCACGCCAGTGAACATGTCCGACGTCACCGCCTCCCACTGA